A single Xenopus laevis strain J_2021 chromosome 3S, Xenopus_laevis_v10.1, whole genome shotgun sequence DNA region contains:
- the islr2.S gene encoding immunoglobulin superfamily containing leucine-rich repeat protein 2 — MVGSLLLCIVVALLGLTLGCPEPCSCVDKYNQQFADCTYKKLQKIPSGFPSNVTTLSLSANKITSLKKSNFIGVPQVTSLWLAHNEISEIEEGALATMVHLKNLDVSHNLLVDFPWGDLASLSALQLIKMNNNRMVNLPPDAFQNLKELKSLRINNNQFTVIQEGTFKPLISISHIQIYNNPFYCSCSLIWLKKWAEEAQFSVPEKDNIACASPEELKGTPIFKIPDLPCEAPAVKLSYYPNLDNTELYDGFTLTLQCLSSGIPPPTIKWKFRNATQETEIKQPVTGQVKDSAKSQKSSSFLVYQNGTLVIPHLSKKLEGTYICEGNNEMGSSQASVNVSVAGSQKYPTKVTEEPTKSKMPTESKKPGVKTSDNGNSILKPDKSEEKGKPLIPTDQPLMTVGNKLVILEHPNHPSTPEKKCGPSTGGQHISNHAFNESTNLKPHTFELGVIALDVSEKDAKVQITPYHNRQGNYHLRMLYLCQEGDSGLTLVQWSEIEDTVNSYWFQGLIPGTNYSICLAYKGEDCQVQVVFTTKKEVPSLIIIIVVSIFLLGLATIPLMGATCCHLLSKYHGKNYKLIMKAQKSDPMEKQMAADFDPRASYIESENNFNPGEMGDGEAKGDSVPIEGEGEGEAEVEGSVLDETIPNSQSKTNQDEFEVGSEYSDRLPLGAEAVTISEEINGNYKEPAC; from the coding sequence ATGGTTGGCTCTCTACTTCTTTGTATAGTTGTGGCTCTTCTGGGGTTAACTCTCGGCTGCCCAGAACCCTGCAGCTGTGTTGACAAATATAATCAACAGTTTGCTGACTGTACCTACAAAAAGCTTCAGAAGATCCCAAGTGGGTTTCCTTCTAATGTCACAACACTCAGCCTGTCTGCCAATAAGATTACATCTTTAAAGAAGTCAAACTTCATAGGCGTGCCCCAAGTAACTTCCCTGTGGCTGGCTCACAATGAGATAAGTGAGATAGAGGAAGGAGCCCTGGCTACAATGGTGCATCTGAAGAACTTAGATGTCAGTCATAACCTGCTGGTAGACTTCCCTTGGGGtgatttggccagtctttcagcCCTACAGCTTATTAAAATGAACAACAATCGTATGGTGAACCTGCCACCTGATGCTTTTCAAAACCTTAAGGAGCTAAAGTCTCTCAGGATCAACAATAATCAATTCACTGTCATCCAAGAAGGAACATTTAAGCCCCTCATCTCTATTTCACACATCCAAATTTACAACAACCCCTTCTACTGCTCTTGTTCACTCATCTGGCTTAAAAAATGGGCAGAAGAGGCTCAGTTTTCGGTGCCTGAGAAGGACAACATTGCATGTGCCTCTCCAGAGGAGCTCAAGGGCACACCAATTTTTAAGATACCAGATTTGCCCTGTGAAGCTCCTGCTGTGAAGTTGAGCTATTACCCAAACCTTGACAATACAGAGCTTTATGATGGCTTTACCCTTACTTTGCAGTGTTTGTCCAGTGGAATTCCTCCACCAACCATTAAATGGAAATTCCGTAATGCTACTCAAGAGACAGAGATAAAGCAACCAGTTACTGGGCAGGTCAAAGATTCAGCCAAGTCTCAGAAGTCTAGTTCTTTTCTTGTATATCAGAATGGGACTTTGGTTATTCCTCACCTTAGCAAGAAATTGGAAGGTACATACATTTGCGAAGGGAACAATGAAATGGGCAGTAGTCAAGCTTCAGTCAATGTGTCTGTAGCAGGGAGCCAGAAATATCCCACCAAGGTTACAGAGGAACCAACAAAAAGCAAGATGCCGACAGAGAGCAAGAAACCCGGTGTAAAGACATCTGATAATGGTAACAGCATTCTAAAGCCTGACAAGTCAGAGGAGAAAGGCAAACCTCTGATTCCTACAGATCAGCCTTTAATGACTGTTGGAAATAAACTAGTTATTCTGGAACACCCCAACCACCCTTCTACTCCTGAAAAGAAATGTGGACCAAGTACTGGAGGACAGCATATATCCAACCATGCTTTCAATGAAAGTACCAACCTAAAGCCTCACACATTTGAGCTTGGGGTTATTGCTTTGGATGTATCAGAGAAGGATGCAAAGGTTCAAATCACACCATATCATAATCGGCAAGGAAATTACCATCTTCGGATGCTATACTTATGCCAGGAAGGTGACAGTGGCCTTACTTTGGTACAGTGGTCAGAGATTGAGGACACAGTGAACTCTTATTGGTTCCAAGGCTTAATACCTGGTACTAATTACTCTATTTGTTTGGCCTACAAGGGGGAGGATTGTCAGGTGCAAGTGGTTTTTACTACCAAGAAGGAAGTGCCTTCTTTGATTATAATTATTGTGGTGAGCATTTTCCTTCTGGGTTTGGCCACCATTCCTCTAATGGGTGCCACTTGTTGTCACCTTCTTTCAAAGTACCATGGTAAAAATTATAAGCTAATTATGAAGGCTCAGAAATCAGATCCTATGGAAAAACAAATGGCTGCTGACTTTGACCCAAGAGCATCCTATATAGaatcagaaaataattttaacccTGGTGAGATGGGGGATGGGGAGGCCAAAGGAGATTCAGTGCCCATAGAAGGAGAAGGAGAGGGAGAGGCAGAAGTTGAAGGAAGTGTTTTGGATGAGACAATTCCAAACTCACAGTCAAAAACCAACCAGGATGAGTTTGAGGTGGGATCTGAGTACAGTGATAGGCTTCCACTTGGTGCTGAAGCTGTGACTATTTCTGAGGAGATCAATGGTAATTACAAAGAGCCTGCATGCTGA